A region from the Aegilops tauschii subsp. strangulata cultivar AL8/78 chromosome 5, Aet v6.0, whole genome shotgun sequence genome encodes:
- the LOC109765242 gene encoding auxin-responsive protein SAUR36 — translation MISPRSLVQQAKKWQQTAALRKRRPATMAAIHGADQRGASAIADKGHCVIYTTGGERFEVPLAYLSTTVFGELLRMSEDEFGFTSEDRITVPCNAAVMAYVICLLKRKPSEEVERAVLSSVVMPRSNQSGIAMVCTGLGQSMAIF, via the coding sequence ATGATAAGTCCTAGGAGCCTAGTTCAGCAGGCAAAGAAGTGGCAGCAGACGGCAGCCCTCAGGAAGCGGAGGCCAGCGACGATGGCGGCGATCCACGGCGCCGACCAGCGGGGCGCATCGGCCATCGCAGACAAGGGCCACTGCGTTATCTACACCACCGGTGGAGAGCGGTTCGAGGTCCCGCTGGCGTACCTCAGTACAACGGTGTTCGGGGAACTCCTGAGGATGTCGGAGGACGAGTTCGGGTTCACTAGTGAAGATAGGATCACGGTACCTTGCAACGCGGCGGTGATGGCGTATGTGATATGCTTGCTTAAAAGAAAGCCTTCAGAGGAGGTGGAGAGAGCCGTCCTTAGCTCTGTGGTAATGCCACGCAGCAACCAGAGTGGCATCGCCATGGTTTGCACGGGTCTTGGCCAGTCAATGGCTATATTTTAG